The nucleotide window GGATAGAACTGGCAGCCATGATCGTGATGATGATCGGTGCCACCAACTTTGCCCTGCACTACACTGTACTTAAAGGGAACTGGAGAGAATACTTCAAAGATATAGAAACAAAAGTTGCTTTTGGTCTTATAATAATTTCCACAGCCCTGGTGACCTTCATGCTATATAACAATCAGGTTTATGGGAATGATTTCCTGCTTAATTTAAGGTTCAGCCTGTTCCAGGTGGTTTCAGCCGTTACCACCACCGGACTGCAAACTGCATTCTATCCAGACATCTTGAGTAAGTGGATTGGTCTGGGTACTTTCCTCATGACCATACTCATGATCATTGGTGCCGGATCCCTATCTACCGGTGGGGGTATTAAGTGGCTAAGGATAGGCATACTTCTCAAGGGGATATCCTGGCAGGTTAAATCATTCATATTACCCGGTAAAGCAGTTATGGCCAAAAAGTTGCACCACGTGACTGAACTACAGATAACTGATGATGTTTTGAGATTAACCGGGGCATTTCTATCCACCTACTTGGTGGTATACATTGTAAGTGTAATCATCGTCCTGATTTACTATCCCGATATTTCCAGGGTGATATTCGAAGTAGCCTCCGCCCTGAGTAACGTGGGACTTTCCAGTGGAATCATGACTCCAGATTCACCCGTACTGGTTAAAATAGTGTTCATTATTGATTTCTGGATGGGTAGGCTGGAAATCTGGCCAGTTTTACTCCTAATAGCCATCACCATTAATAATGTGGTTAGAAGATAAAGGGAGCTTCTGCTAAGAAATTAAAATAAATTGACCTTATTAGTGGATTTTACCTTCCATCTAATCGGTTTTATTTCCCTAATTTTTCGATGGATGTAATAGATAAATTAACAATTAACTGACTGAACTTTTAGTTAATCTATTTCTAGGGAAATTTAGGAGCATTATCAATTAATTCTAAATAGAACCTTTAATAAAATAATATAAAATGACAGGTCAAGATGATGAACTGGAAAGTGAAAGATTAAAAAAGGAAAGTGAACGAAAGATAACCAGGTTAATACTGCTTGGAGCCATCGTTCTCCTTCTAACAGTCATCATAATAGGCTTTTTAATCCGTAACCCTATAACATACAAATAGATTCCAATCATCTTTCAAATTCGCCGCTTATTATCTGAAATCTCCTTACATTACATGAAACATATAATCATCTCCTGGTTTTGAAATAATATACCTAACCATAACATCACACCCTATGTTCAGGGATAATTGATTAAAACGTATTTTAATAGAATATTTTATTTTTAAGTCGTTTTTTATAATAGAAAAAACAAAAATAGAACAAGTAAAAAGTTTAACGATAATTAGGAGGAATTAAAATGGGACATAAACAGGTAGAGCTTAAACTTGAAGATGATTTTTATATTCTGGTAGATGAAGGAATGGAAGATATCATTAAAAACTTCTTTCACTGGGAACTGGAAACCTGCAATTCATGTGTTGATTACAAGGGGTCAGTTTGGATTGAATTTTGCGAATATGGAGAGTGGGAGAGATTTTTACAGCTAACCCTCCGCAATAATATTGTAGAAAAAGGAAAATCCCCTGAAAAAGAAACACTATGGGATTTCCTTCAGGAAAAGTCCCGGGTAAATCTGGTTTTTGATGAAGAATTAATGGAAGATCCCAACGATGAAAATGGAACCCTTCGAACCGGGGTTCTCATAATCTGTGTTGGTTTAAAATTCCCTAAAGAATTCATTGGTGAATTTAAAGAATTGTTCTTTGAAGTTTTCCCACCTGAATAATTTCTTATTTCTTTTTTTTTAAAAATTAAGGCACGTTTATTCTCATTCCCCATAACTATTCCACATTAAGACAAATTTTTTTATTCATCTGTATCATTCAGATCCTGAACATATTTCAAATTCCCACCACATTCACATTTATCAGTGAAATCTTCAGGAGATTCACCAAGTTGGAGCTCATAGTAACCTCCACATTTGTCACAAACTAAATGTTTTTGACCCGCGTTATTTCCATTATTTCGGGGTTTTTTAATATTAACTCCAATTAAACCACCAAGTGCACCTATTAATCCACATACAATTAGAATAATAGTTGTATTGACTATGAGAGTGAAAATAGGAATTTTTATGGGCAAATAAGGATAGTAAATAAAAAATAATGACTGTAATGTGAGTGGATAACCTAAACTGCCAATAAAACCGTTAATTATTCCATTTTTACTTTTTCCACCAGCAATATAACCGGAAATAAACCCACAACCAAAAACAATTGGTGTTGGGCTTAAAATATCATATCTCTTGACAATTAAAAAAAAGATAACTCCAATTATTAAACCAATTAAAATAGCTTTCAAACTTAGACTATTTTTAAAATCAGCAAAAAAATCCCTATCCAACATAATCCTCTTACTCATAATATCATAGATTGTTAGGCATAAGTAGTACTTAAGTTGATATCGCTTACGAACGAACGTTAGTTATATATACTATGACATCGATGTTTATATTAACGAACGAACGTTAGTTAAATTCGAAGTGTTACCATGAAAAATCAAAAAGCAGGAGCAGAAACCAAACCTACCAAGGAAAGAATATTCGATGTATCCCTGGAATTATTCTCACAGAAGGGTTTTGATGCGGTTAGTGTGAGGGAAATAGCTCGCGAGGTTGGAATAAGGGAAAGTTCAATCTACAATCACTACAAAAATAAAGAAGCTATTCTGGACACCATAATTGACTATTTCATGAATGAACTTCACCAGAGTGTCTTTTCTGAGGAAGAAGAATCTGCTCTCATAGAAGAGAACCCGGAAGCATATCTACAGCAGGGAGCCAGGATGTACATGGAAATTATCAACACTCCTCAGATGGAAAAGATATGGCGCCTGGTATCCATTGAAACTTATCACAACGAAAAAATAAGGGAATTCTTCAAAAAAGAACTCTTAGAAGCTCCAATCGATATCTGGGAGAACACGTTCCGGACGATGATCGAAAAGAAGATGATCAAACCATTAAATCCAAGGACACTGGCCCATGAATACTTCTCCTTTCCAATCTACCTGTTCTTCGAGTACTACGTCCTGAGGTACGACGAAGATTTCGATTCTTTCATGGAAATGGCCATGGAAAAAATGGCCAACCATAATGAATTCTTCTTAAATGCCATTAAAATCTAAAAAAGATGCTATTAATCAGATGAAGTGAAAATATGAAAATTCTAACCATCATTGGAAGTCCACGAAAAAAGGGAAACAGTTACCAGGCCGCCCGTAAACTGGAAGAAGAAATGAAAAAACAGGGAGATTATGAATTTGAATATCTGTTCCTTAAGGACGCCAATCTCGAGGCATGCAGGGGATGTTTCAACTGCATATCCAGGGGAATCGAATTCTGCCCCCTGAAAGATGACCGGCAGATGATCCAGGAGAAAATGCAAGAAGCAGATGGCCTGGTCATGGTTTCACCGGTTTACGTTATGAATGTTACCGCCCTGCTGAAGAACTTCATTGACAGGGTAGCCTACCTCTGCCACCGACCAGAATACCTCGGTAAGAAGGCAATGGTCCTGTGCACCACCGGAGGAATAGGAGCTAAAGAAACTCTTGAATACATGGAAATGATAACAGGAGCCTGGGGATACAAGGTTGCAGGTAAATGTGGTCTTACCACCCCACCATGGCCTGCAACAGAGGGTTTAGAAAAGAAAAACAGTAAAGCACTGCAAAAATCCGTGCAGAAATTTGACCAAACCCTGAAATCCATGGAACAAGGAGAATCACCGAAAGTGAGTATTAAGGAATATATGGGTTTCCGGATCTTTCAGACTATTTCCCGGGACGTTAAAGAGTACTTACCAGCAGACTACCAGTTTTACCAGGGTAAGGAATATTATCAGCCCACAGGAGTAGGTTTTTTAACCAGAACAGTGACTGGAATCATGTTAAGGGTGATTTTTTTCATGATGAGGGATATGGGACCTGGAGAAAAAAAAGATCAGTAAATCTTCACTAACATTGAAAATATTAATTTGAATATTGATATTTTTGAACTTTGAATTAAGATTATCAATAATTTTATATAGTATTAATTAGAATTATTTAATAACCAAGTAGAGAACCTTCAGGAACTCTACTATTTTAGGTGGGATAATGAAGGCTAAAAAGTTAAAAATACATGTAAAAACTTCTAAATTCTCGATTCCCATTCCAGCGTTGCGTTTTTCAACGTTAAGATGGATCTTGAAATTGGCATTTAAATACGGTCCTTCTAAAATCAGGAATGGTAAAATGATGCAGTCTGGTAATCCAGGTATGGATGCCATACTGAAGAACCTCACTCCCCAGGATATTGAAATGATCCTGGAACATCTGGAACAGGAAGAACCATTTGAACTGGTGAACATCGATACCTGGGATGAAAACCAGGACAAAGTGAAGGTGAAGATCTACACTGTTTGATTAAAATGCAAGGCAAGTCAAGGAGTTGAATGAATTTGAAACGTGAAGTACCAGGAAGCTGCCCCATCTGTAAGAGTGAAACCAAAATCACCGAGATATACTGTAAAAACTGTGAAACAACTATTCGGGGTGAATTCGAGTTATGCAAGTTCTGCAGGTTAAGCGAACAACAGAAATACTTTGTTGAAGTTTTCATCAAAAACAGGGGCAATATTAAGGAAATAGAAAAAGAACTGGGCATATCCTATCCCACGGTAAGGAATAAGCTGGATGAAGTCATCTCCACCCTGGGGTACAAGCTGGAAAAACCAGCTGTTAACCAGAAGGAAATCCTGGAAAAACTCAGTAAGGGAGAAATCAACAAGGACGAAGCTTTGAAGTTGTTGAGTAAATAATTGTTGAGGAGTAAGATGACTGATGGTAAGTTAGGAGGATTTATAATGTCTAAAAATGTATCAGAAGAGAAAATTCAGATATTGGAAATGGTGGAAGATGGAAAGATCAGTGCAGCAGAAGCAACTGAGCTTTTAGCTGCTCTAGAAAGTAATGAGGAGGAAATTGCTCCTCTAAAGGATGTTAAATGGTTAAAGGTTAGGGTTTACACCCTGGATGATCAACCCAAAGTGAATGTTAACATACCCATTTCATTGGTAGATGTAGGGTTGAAACTGGCCAAAAAATACGATCCCAAATTCAAGGACTCTGGACTGGACAACATAGACCTTGATGAGATTTTAGATGCCATTAAAAATGGGGCAGAGGGTAAAATTGTTGATGTCATCGATGATGAAGAACAAACCAAAATCAAAGTGTACGTGGAATAAACACTACCCTGAAGGTGAATGTTCAATTAGTAGCCTAAATCGTTATTTAATTTATTAGGATAATGATTTAATCTATTAGAATATATTCAGGGAATTTTTGATTATTGAACGGACATTTTTGATTATTTGAAGTTTTGATTATTAGAAGACATTCAAGAATATTTCAGGGAATTAATATGCAAAATAACACTGCCAACCATGACTTTAAATCCGGAGAAAAATTTACTGGTCCCCGGGTTCTCCTGGTTGGATATAACGGTGCCAACAACACCGGATCCGAAGCCAGACTACTGGCAATAATCGAAGATATACGGAGTTTACTGGGACCCAATGTGGAGATTACCGTTCCCACCTTAAATGAAGAGAACCTGCGCCGTTACCTTGCAGAAGATGAACACTTACACATTGCTCCCATTCCTTCCATCTTTTTCTTTGCCATTGACAAGCTGGTGAAGCAACACGACCTGGTACTCCTGGTTGAGGGAAGCTGTTACATGGACACCTGGACTTCCGCACTTCTCTGGGCATTTCTGTGGGCCACTAACCGTGCTCATCATCATAATAAACCCTGCCTGGCTTATGCTGTGGATGCTGGTGAGTTATCCTCCCTGAACAGGTGGCTGGTTAAAAGGGAGGCCAGTAAAACTGATCTCATCATCACCCGGACCAGTCATGCCATGGAAAAACTTCAAAAGACTGGTGTAACTGCTCCCATAACCTCCACTGCAGATTGTGCCTACACCTTTCAGGAAGAAGAAACAGACCATGATTTCTTAAATAAAATATGGCCTGAATCTTCAAATGGCGTGGTTGGTCTGACTGTGGTGGATTTTTCACTCTGGCCCGTGGTTATCCGACCGTGGGGACGCAAAAAAGATCTTTACAAGTGGCCTTATTATTTTTCCCGCTCCACGGAAAGGAAGAACACACGTGAAAAACTTATTGAAGGGTGGGCCCAGACTGCAGATGAGATAGTTAAAAAACAGGGTAAGAGTGTTGCTCTTATCTGTATGGAAGAACTGGACCACCCTCTGGCTGAGAATATTCTGGGAAAAATGAAAAACAAAGACCAATGCAGGATAATTTCATCTGGCCAGTACAATGCATCCCAGATGACAAGTATGCTTTCTGATCTGGATTTACTGGTCACTTCACGTTATCATGCCGCAGTGTTATCTCTCCGTGCTGGTGTTCCCCAGATAGCTGTGGCCCATGATCCCAGGCTAACTTCACTATACCAGGATCTCGAACTTTACCAGGACTACTTTATATGCCACGATGCACCCCATTTATGGGAAGATCTCAGAAGAACTATAGATTTACTTTTAGCAAATAGTAATTTAGAGAAAGATATGCTGGAAGAAGGATTGCGGGAACAGGTAACTCTATCCCAAAAGAATCGGATCTTACTGGGAAAGTTCCTTAAAGAAAAAAACATTTCATCTCTTAAATGAAGATACGTTAATAATTCTATAAAATCCAAAATAAAATGAAGGCACTTGAGATAGGTTAGAATAAAATGGTGGAAATAATGAAAACCCGTGTGCTACTGACTGGAGCAAATGGATTCCTGGGAACCCAGATCGCCCGCCAGCTAATTCACCTCCCTGAAATAGAAATTATAGCCATGGTAAGAGCCAAAGATAAAGAAAATGCCAGGTTACGCTTAAAAAGATCATGGTACGATTGGATTGAACTTCAAGAAGCCATGAAGGATCGAGTTACAGTCATACCGGGTGATGTTACCCTGGAAGATCTGGGGATGGCTGATGAAGATTACCAGAACCTTGTTTTGACCTTAACACATATCATTCATACCGTGGCTGATCTCCGGCTCCATGCACCCCTGGAAGATCTCAGGAAGACCAACGTGGACGGAACCCAGAACATTCTAAAACTAGCAGTCCAAGCCCAGGAAAATGGTATTTTTAAACGTTTTGCACACTTATCCACAGCATACGTGGCAGGTAAACGCAAGGGTCTCATCTTAGAAGACCTCGAAGTTAAACCTGAAGCTAATGAAGCTAATGAAGCTAATGAAGCTAATGAAGTTAATGAAGCTAATGAAGCTAATGAAGCTAATGTTAATGAAATTAATGAGGTTACAACAGACTTCTGGAGTAACTACGAGAAAAGTAAATATGAGGCAGAACAAGCTGTCCTAAAATCAGGTATTCCCTACTCCATCTTCCGACCAGGAATGGTGGTTGGAGATTCGGAAACTGGCGATATAAAAACATTCAACACTGTTTACGCCCTTTTTAAACTTTATTTAAATGGAAAACTGAGATTCATTCCCACCAGTTCCAACCTCACCCTGAATATGGTCCCAATTGATTACGTTGCCCATGCCGTGGGTAATTTAACCTTTAACAGGGAGGCTGAAGGGAAAACATTCCACCTAACTGCACCACCGGAGGCTTTACCAACCATTAGCCAACTCCTGGAGCAGGTACGAATATGGGCACAGGATAAACTGGATCTTAAACTTCCCCAACCAATTTTCATACCAGTAGCATCCCTAATCCAGAGGATATCCACCCGATCTTCCAAACCCAAATCAGGGATTTTAAATATCCTGTTCACACTGGCACCCTATCTGGATGAAAAACACACCTTCAGCCGGGAAAATACAAATAATCTTTTAGGAGATTACAATCAGAAATGGGAGGAATATTTACCTCACCTCCTAGATTATGCTGTTTACCATGGATTTTTCCATCGTTCAGAACGTACCGTTCATGAACAAGTTTTATATCGCCTGGGAGGCCGCAGCTACCCTGTGAAATATTATGATATCACCCCGGATGGCGTCCAGGAGAAATCCGCAGCAAAGATGCGTGAAGATATCATTTCATCCTACCATTCCCTTAAAGAGTCTGGTGTTGGTCATGGGGATCGTGTAGCCCTGGTGGGCTTAAACAGCACCCGTTACCTTACATTGGAAGTGGCTATCGGTCTTTTAGGAGCAGTTAGCGTTCCATTATATTACACCAGCCCCCCAAAAGAGATAGAAAATATTCTAAGAACCAGTGAAGCGAAAATTCTGTTTGTTGGGACTCCTCACCTTATGAAACGCCTATCGGAACTGGATATCAGCCTGGAGATGATCTCCTTCTGCAGGGAGTCACAATCAATCCCCAGTGGTATTGTATCATGGCCCAAATTCCTCGAAAAGGGTAAAGATCACCAAAATATTAAAAATAATTTACTTATTCAGGCCCCAGTTGACTTCAATGCCCTGGCCACCATCCGTTACACTTCAGGCACCACTGGAACGCCCAAGGGAGTTACCTTCAACCAGGAACATTTGAGGTGGATGGCAGAAAGTATGGCCTCACTACCCCCATGGAAAGATCGAAATCGTGAAGTACGTTATCTATCCTTTTTACCCATGAACCACGTTGTTGAGGGCATACTGGGAACCTATTCTCCGTATTATGCCCCGGCTCCCCTGAAGATATACTTCCTGGAAGACTTTGGTGACCTGGCCTCGGCCCTGCCCCAAGCAAAACCAACCATATTCTTCTCAGTACCCCGTTTCTATGAGAAGTTATGGTCCCAGTTGAATAATTCATTTATGGGCAGCCATTACATCCATTTAAAACCAGGAATACGAAAGAAAATTTTGAAACCAGTAATGAGAAAGTTATTTTTAGATAAAGCGGGTCTGGATCATTGCTCTCAACTTATAGTTGGTTCTGCTACTTCCAGCCAGCACCTAATCCATGATTATCATACACTGGATGTGGAGATCCACAATGCCTACGGTTTAACAGAGGCACCACTAGTGACATTAAACCGGAGGGGGGCTAACAGGATAGGTACTGTTGGTGAACCACTGCCTGAAACCAATATTATAATAGCCAGGGATGGAGAAGTGCTGGTGAAGGGGCCCCAGGTTACACCGGGTTACTTTGAATCGGATGTAATCCCTCCCAAGAAGGGAGGATGGCTTCAAAGTGGAGATATTGGTTTTATAACCCCAGAGGGCAGTCTGGTTATAACTGGACGGAAGAAGGAACTCATAATCAACTCTTACGGTAAGAGCATTGATCCCTTACGGATTGAAGCGTTAATAAGAAATGCTCCAGGGACCAGTGAGGTGATGCTGGTGGGTGAAGGTAAACCATACCTGGGTGCGCTTATCTGGGTGGAAGATGATTACGATCCCATGGAAATAGAAAAAACCATCCACAAAATTAACCAAGATCTTTCACGCCCGGAACAGGTTAAAAAATGGGGCATACTCCCCAATGATCTTTCCATTGATGGTGGGGACCTTACTGCCAACATGAAACTGAAAAGGGAGATTATCACCCAGCGTTACCAAGATGTGATTGATGCACTTTACCAGGGGACCCCCAACCCTCTTATCCTTCACTTTGGCCATTTGGAGGCAGATAATGGGACTTAGACTAAGAATAGTATCCTTTTGGACTCCAGAATGGTTCCAAAAAAGGGGTCTGGATGAACTGGCCCAACAAACTACCCGTGGCCTGGAAAAACTGTTGGAGGGCCAGGCTGATGAGGATTTAAAATCCAATATATCTTTAAAATCCAGTAAACCTTCAAAATTTAATGTGAAACGCTATGATATGGTTTTAAAGGGAAATTTGGATGAAAGAAGAAAAATAATGGCCACCACTCATAATAAACTGGTTGAAAGAATGATAAGTGCCATGGGACGTGAAGAAGCCATTAAAAAAGGGCGAAAAGCCATGTTCAATGAAGGTTTATCCCTGGGAGTTAAGTTCAAGAGAATTTTGGGAGTGGGAAACAGCTTTGATGATCTTTTCACTGCCGCCAGGATTTTGTATGATGTACTGGGAATCAAATTCAGTATTAAAGAAGCTGAAGAAGAAGGTGAAAATGGAAAAATAGCCATGTTTGTCAGCCACTGTACCCTGGCAGAATATTACACCCCCGACACCTGCCGTGTTCTGAGTGCGGCTGATGAAGGCGTGGTGCAGGGTTTAAATTCCCATGTAAAGATCAAATTTACAAAAAGGATAACTGAAGGGTGTTTTGAGTGTTTAGCACCTATTAAAATAGAAACCATTAGTAAATCAAATGGAATTAAATTAGGAGATTAATTTGGGATTACTTTAGGAAATTACTTTAGGAGATTAAATTAGGAGATTAAATTATGAAAGCTATTGTAGTGGGTAGTGGGGCAGGAGGGGCTACTGCAGCCCGTGAATTGCAATCAAAAGGTTTTGAAGTGTTAATACTGGAGGCAGGTCCCCCGTTCAAGCCTTTCACCAGACATATATCATGGGCTGAACCCCTGCGTCGTTTCGGTTTACTGGGAGGGGAAGGTACTTTTAAACATTTCTTTCCACCCATGAACATACAGCGCTCATCCCCTGAACTGATTCTGGTGAGGGGTCTTACAACAGGCGGTTCAACCGTACTGGCCTGTGGGAATCTGGTAAGAGCTGATCGAGGATTAAAAGAGATTGGCCTGGATTTAACTCCAGAATATGATGAACTGGAGGGTGAATTAACCCCCACAACCATCCCTACTGAAACCTGGAGGCCAGTCACTCATAAAATGTTCAAATCAGCTGAAAATTTGGGTTTGAACCCACAACCAACTCCTAAAGTTGTTGATATGGCCCGCTGTAATTACTGTGGTCTCTGCGAATTGGGATGCGCCCGTGGGGCACGATGGGATTCCAGGAAATTCCTGTTTGAAGCAGTGAACAAAGGTGCACGTCTCCAGAGTAAATCTCCAGTGGAAAAGGTAACCACTGAAAAGGGTAGAGTAACTGGAGCTATAACCAGTGACAATAAACAATACCCTGCAGATGTGGTTGTTCTAGCAGCTGGAGGTATTGGAACTGCCCAGATACTTAAAAATTCCGGTTTAAAGGCAGAAGATCACTTGTGGGTGGACATAGTGTTAACCCTGGGAGGAACCTTGCCCGGTGCCAGACAGCTGGAAGAGCCCCCCATGGCATGGTACACCAAACATGAAGATTACATTCTATCCCCATATCCAGATATTCTCTCCCACTACTTCCACAAACCATGGCGAAAGGTTCCAATTCAGGATAGGGTTGGATTAATGGTTAAGCTGGCAGATATTGAACAGGGCGCGGTTCATGCTGACGGGACAGTTGATAAATTACTGACTGATCATGACGAGAAGAGATTGGATACTGCCATCCGCCAGGCCCAGGAAGTAATGGAAGGTGCTGGGATTTCTGGTCCATTTGTCAGAGGTGTTCATAACGGAGGACATCTGGGTGGAACAGTACCTCTTAAAAAAGAGGACGTGCCCAGTATGAAACCGTCCTGGCTTCCAGATGGATTGTGGGTGGCTGATCTTTCCCTGGCTCCCCGTTCTCAGGGACTTCCCACCATATTGCTAACTGCTGCCATGGCTTTGAGGGTGGCACGGAAGATTCTGGAAACTTCAGATAATATGAGGAAATAGAAACTGCAAAAAACATGAGGAAATAATATTCTTATTTTTTTTGAAAATAAATTTTATGTGATATAAAAAATAGAGTAAAGTTATGAGAGAAATTTATACAGAAATCGAGATAAATGCCTCAACCAGTACAGTATGGGACATATTGACGGATTTTGATAAGTTTCCAAGTTGGAATCCATTTATGAAAAAGATTTCAGGAAATCTCCAGGAAGGAGGTATCCTCGAAGCTTTTATACAACCTCCTCATTCCAGTGGAATGACAATTAAGCCAAAAATTCTGGAGTACCAGCCAGGAAAAAAATTAAGATGGCTGGGAATATTATGGATTCGGAAACTGTTTGATGGAGAACACAGTTGGACCACTGAGGAAATAAATGAGAATAAAACTTTGTTCATTCAAAAAGAAAGATTTAATGGATTATTTGTTCCATTTGGATCCACTCTGATAAAAAATACCAAGTCTGGTTTTGAACTAATGAACCTTGCTTTAAAAGAAGAATCTGAGAAAAATAGCCAGTCCATCTAATTCTAAACCAGTCCATCTAATTTTAAGTCTGTCAATCTAATTCTAATTAATGATTTGAGATCCAGTAATGGAAGTTAAGGAGAATGTCCATTAGGACACTCCTCCTGCACCCCCCATATTCTCGCCTGTAAGGGCGTTAATGGTTATTTCCCCCACATTAGTTCCGTTGATTACCACTGGAACTATGTAAACCATTTTATTACCTGATTCATCCCATTTAGGTATTCCTGCCTTGGCTCCAGGTTCTTTTATGAATTTTTCTGCTATCTCCTGAGCTTCTGCTGGAGATATTAAATTTTTAATATTTTTATTGGATGAATTAATGGTAGTGTTATTTGTAGTGTTATTATCCATCGCCATTACCTCCTCTTTTGTCAAGTTAGAATTATTTTCCGGAATTCCAGACGCAAAAAGTGCCAATGCCACCACAGTCATTACCGTTAACATTACGCCCATTAACAGCAGCACCCTGCTTAATTTCTCATTCATGATACTACCTCAATGAAGGGTGCCATCTCATCAGCAGATACTATAGAACTGCTGATGGGGAAAAGTAGTGCCAAACTAGTGAAAGTTAACACTAAAAATATAATTATTTCATTGATTATACCGCCTCCGTGTCCTTTAACATCCTATTTTGGATATTGGACGCTATTTGGACAACAATTGATCAGTTCCCATACTATATAAATATTTTGATGGAATTTCCCCAAAAAAATCTATTGTAAGCCTTTTTTTTCAATTTAACGGATGAATTAACGGTTTTGAAAAGTCATGTTTGAATAAGCTTTATTGGTTTCTTTTTTAAGCAAATCAGACCTTATTATGACTTATTTATGAAAAATATAACTATTTAAGATGATGATACTATTGATCCATGGCTTTAAATCACCATGTGCAAGCGCTAGACTTTTGAATATCCTGAAAAAAGCCTCATTTATTTAAAAAATAGATATAATCAATAGTTATTCCACCATAACATTATTAATGAACCAATTACTTCTAGAATTAATTTTTTAAAAGTGAGAGTAATAAATAACATACAAGATGTCGTTTACATCAAAAAAAAGTTCATATTAACTTTTTTTATATGAAGGTTCCCCAGATATAGTATCCCAAAAGTCAAAAAATAAATAATTCTCAGTTAGGTTCACCCAGATATTAATTTTATTGGGTGAAGTATCCTGAAAGGTGAAGTATCCTAAAAAGTGAATAATCCTAAAAGTATCATCCTGGAAAATTGGACATCTCTTCCATATCATAAAAAATCTTGCAGAAGAATTCACAGCCAGATTTAAGTTCTTCCTGACCCTCATCGGTTAATGAATAAATTTTATCATCATCCATCTTTATTAAACCTTTATTTTTTAATTCTTTCAAGGCAGGATAGATTGTACCCGGGCTTGGTTTGTTTCCTCTCCTTTTTTCCAATTCTCTGCTGATTTGAGCCCCATTTAA belongs to uncultured Methanobacterium sp. and includes:
- a CDS encoding SDR family oxidoreductase — its product is MKTRVLLTGANGFLGTQIARQLIHLPEIEIIAMVRAKDKENARLRLKRSWYDWIELQEAMKDRVTVIPGDVTLEDLGMADEDYQNLVLTLTHIIHTVADLRLHAPLEDLRKTNVDGTQNILKLAVQAQENGIFKRFAHLSTAYVAGKRKGLILEDLEVKPEANEANEANEANEVNEANEANEANVNEINEVTTDFWSNYEKSKYEAEQAVLKSGIPYSIFRPGMVVGDSETGDIKTFNTVYALFKLYLNGKLRFIPTSSNLTLNMVPIDYVAHAVGNLTFNREAEGKTFHLTAPPEALPTISQLLEQVRIWAQDKLDLKLPQPIFIPVASLIQRISTRSSKPKSGILNILFTLAPYLDEKHTFSRENTNNLLGDYNQKWEEYLPHLLDYAVYHGFFHRSERTVHEQVLYRLGGRSYPVKYYDITPDGVQEKSAAKMREDIISSYHSLKESGVGHGDRVALVGLNSTRYLTLEVAIGLLGAVSVPLYYTSPPKEIENILRTSEAKILFVGTPHLMKRLSELDISLEMISFCRESQSIPSGIVSWPKFLEKGKDHQNIKNNLLIQAPVDFNALATIRYTSGTTGTPKGVTFNQEHLRWMAESMASLPPWKDRNREVRYLSFLPMNHVVEGILGTYSPYYAPAPLKIYFLEDFGDLASALPQAKPTIFFSVPRFYEKLWSQLNNSFMGSHYIHLKPGIRKKILKPVMRKLFLDKAGLDHCSQLIVGSATSSQHLIHDYHTLDVEIHNAYGLTEAPLVTLNRRGANRIGTVGEPLPETNIIIARDGEVLVKGPQVTPGYFESDVIPPKKGGWLQSGDIGFITPEGSLVITGRKKELIINSYGKSIDPLRIEALIRNAPGTSEVMLVGEGKPYLGALIWVEDDYDPMEIEKTIHKINQDLSRPEQVKKWGILPNDLSIDGGDLTANMKLKREIITQRYQDVIDALYQGTPNPLILHFGHLEADNGT
- a CDS encoding GMC family oxidoreductase N-terminal domain-containing protein, whose amino-acid sequence is MKAIVVGSGAGGATAARELQSKGFEVLILEAGPPFKPFTRHISWAEPLRRFGLLGGEGTFKHFFPPMNIQRSSPELILVRGLTTGGSTVLACGNLVRADRGLKEIGLDLTPEYDELEGELTPTTIPTETWRPVTHKMFKSAENLGLNPQPTPKVVDMARCNYCGLCELGCARGARWDSRKFLFEAVNKGARLQSKSPVEKVTTEKGRVTGAITSDNKQYPADVVVLAAGGIGTAQILKNSGLKAEDHLWVDIVLTLGGTLPGARQLEEPPMAWYTKHEDYILSPYPDILSHYFHKPWRKVPIQDRVGLMVKLADIEQGAVHADGTVDKLLTDHDEKRLDTAIRQAQEVMEGAGISGPFVRGVHNGGHLGGTVPLKKEDVPSMKPSWLPDGLWVADLSLAPRSQGLPTILLTAAMALRVARKILETSDNMRK
- a CDS encoding SRPBCC domain-containing protein; protein product: MREIYTEIEINASTSTVWDILTDFDKFPSWNPFMKKISGNLQEGGILEAFIQPPHSSGMTIKPKILEYQPGKKLRWLGILWIRKLFDGEHSWTTEEINENKTLFIQKERFNGLFVPFGSTLIKNTKSGFELMNLALKEESEKNSQSI
- a CDS encoding PepSY domain-containing protein is translated as MNEKLSRVLLLMGVMLTVMTVVALALFASGIPENNSNLTKEEVMAMDNNTTNNTTINSSNKNIKNLISPAEAQEIAEKFIKEPGAKAGIPKWDESGNKMVYIVPVVINGTNVGEITINALTGENMGGAGGVS
- a CDS encoding PadR family transcriptional regulator; amino-acid sequence: MIMKCCEMKGFLTYLILWILNKNNLNGAQISRELEKRRGNKPSPGTIYPALKELKNKGLIKMDDDKIYSLTDEGQEELKSGCEFFCKIFYDMEEMSNFPG